Proteins encoded together in one Flavobacterium keumense window:
- a CDS encoding prohibitin family protein → MIAFVVFGSILIFLSFSLKNSLNPLSRFTHIFKIAGFALLVVGALSSMFKQIDAGNVGVKSLYGNVEPDVLESGLHIINPLLDVTDFDIQTQNYTMSAIHDEGSKEGDDAIRVLSNDGLEVVIDLTVLYRISPELAPKIFKEIGVNYADKIVRPVTRTRIRDNAVYYDAVALYSTKRNEFQQRIFKSIETDFKERGLILEQLLIRNINLPASVKTTIESKINAEQDAQKMTFILQKEKQEAERKRVEAQGIADYQRIISTGLSDKQLQYEQIKAQKELAASPNTKIIFMNGKSSAPVILSDK, encoded by the coding sequence ATGATAGCATTTGTTGTTTTTGGAAGTATATTAATATTTCTAAGTTTTTCATTGAAAAACAGTTTGAATCCTCTTTCAAGATTTACCCACATTTTTAAAATAGCAGGATTTGCACTTCTTGTTGTAGGTGCATTATCGTCAATGTTTAAGCAAATTGATGCAGGAAATGTTGGTGTAAAGTCATTGTATGGAAATGTAGAACCAGATGTTTTAGAAAGTGGATTGCATATTATTAACCCACTTTTGGATGTTACTGATTTTGATATCCAAACTCAAAATTACACCATGTCAGCCATTCATGACGAAGGGTCGAAAGAAGGTGACGATGCTATTCGAGTGTTGTCTAATGATGGATTGGAAGTAGTAATTGATCTGACAGTTTTGTATCGAATTTCGCCCGAGTTGGCACCAAAAATTTTTAAGGAAATCGGAGTGAATTATGCAGACAAAATAGTTCGTCCTGTTACTAGAACTCGTATTCGTGACAACGCTGTTTATTATGATGCGGTGGCTTTGTATTCTACCAAACGAAATGAATTCCAACAACGTATTTTTAAGTCTATTGAGACCGATTTTAAAGAAAGGGGGTTGATCTTGGAACAGTTATTAATTCGAAATATCAATCTTCCTGCTTCTGTAAAAACTACTATTGAAAGTAAAATCAATGCCGAACAAGATGCGCAAAAAATGACGTTCATTTTGCAAAAAGAAAAACAAGAAGCAGAGCGTAAGCGAGTAGAAGCACAAGGTATTGCAGATTATCAACGAATTATTTCAACGGGTTTATCAGACAAACAATTGCAATACGAACAAATTAAAGCTCAGAAAGAATTAGCGGCTTCGCCAAATACCAAAATCATTTTCATGAATGGTAAAAGCAGTGCACCTGTAATTCTTTCGGATAAATAA
- a CDS encoding MATE family efflux transporter — translation MKLATYTKEFSYNIKLAYPVILGMLGHTLIGIVDNFMVGNLGSTELAAVSLGNSFIFIALSLGIGFSTAITPLISEADAEKDDKKIRTTFHHGLLLCTVLGVALFSVTVLSKPIMYLMHQPKIVADMAAPYIDWVAFSLIPVIMYQGYKQFADGLSQTKYSMYAIFMANVVHVFFNYVLIYGFWIFPKLGVLGAALGTVISRIMMVVFLHLLLRHNQKFRKYFKNFSFREIKKSMLRKIIDLGLPSAMQMLFEVTLFTAAIWLSGSLGKNNQAANQIALTLASSTFMVAMGLSVTAMIRVSHSKGVADFKNLVIVARSIFLLAIILETIFGILFVVFHNYLPHLFLNMSDSVQYLDNQEIISITAQLLLVAAVFQLSDGIQVVVLGALRGLQDVKIPMYITFVAYWLIGFPISFYLGRYTELKAVGIWIGLLAGLSVAALFLYIRFAKLTKKMIFEVNK, via the coding sequence TTGAAATTAGCTACCTATACCAAAGAGTTCTCTTATAATATTAAATTGGCTTATCCTGTTATTTTGGGAATGTTAGGCCATACCTTGATTGGAATAGTAGATAATTTTATGGTGGGCAATTTAGGTTCTACTGAATTGGCTGCGGTTTCGTTAGGCAACAGTTTTATCTTTATTGCCTTATCTTTGGGAATAGGTTTTTCTACTGCTATTACGCCCTTAATTTCTGAAGCGGATGCTGAAAAAGACGATAAAAAAATTAGAACTACTTTTCATCATGGCTTGTTATTGTGTACGGTTTTGGGAGTTGCTTTATTTAGTGTAACGGTTTTGTCTAAACCCATCATGTACTTGATGCACCAACCTAAAATTGTGGCAGATATGGCAGCTCCGTATATTGACTGGGTGGCTTTTTCATTGATTCCAGTGATTATGTACCAAGGTTACAAGCAATTTGCTGACGGGTTATCTCAAACTAAATATTCAATGTATGCCATTTTTATGGCGAATGTGGTTCATGTTTTTTTTAATTATGTTTTGATATATGGTTTCTGGATTTTTCCAAAATTAGGTGTTTTGGGAGCGGCTTTAGGGACTGTTATTTCGCGAATTATGATGGTAGTTTTTCTTCATTTGTTGTTGAGACATAATCAGAAATTTAGAAAATACTTTAAGAACTTTAGTTTTAGAGAAATTAAAAAGTCAATGCTGCGAAAAATCATCGATTTAGGTTTGCCTTCGGCTATGCAAATGTTGTTTGAAGTGACTTTGTTTACGGCGGCTATTTGGCTTTCGGGTTCATTGGGAAAAAATAATCAAGCGGCGAACCAAATTGCATTGACTTTAGCGTCTTCTACTTTTATGGTGGCTATGGGATTGAGCGTTACAGCCATGATTCGGGTGAGTCATAGTAAAGGAGTGGCTGATTTTAAAAATCTAGTTATTGTAGCTCGTTCTATCTTTTTATTAGCCATTATCTTAGAAACGATATTCGGAATCTTATTTGTGGTTTTTCATAATTATTTACCGCATTTGTTTTTAAACATGAGTGATTCAGTTCAATATTTAGATAATCAAGAAATTATAAGCATTACAGCACAGTTACTTTTAGTAGCGGCAGTATTCCAATTGTCAGACGGTATTCAAGTAGTGGTTTTAGGCGCATTACGTGGATTGCAAGATGTGAAAATTCCCATGTATATTACTTTTGTTGCCTATTGGTTGATTGGGTTTCCAATCTCATTTTATTTAGGCCGTTACACCGAGTTGAAAGCGGTGGGCATTTGGATAGGACTTTTGGCGGGATTGTCAGTGGCGGCTTTATTTTTGTATATTCGCTTTGCTAAACTTACTAAGAAAATGATTTTCGAAGTAAATAAGTAA
- the mtaB gene encoding tRNA (N(6)-L-threonylcarbamoyladenosine(37)-C(2))-methylthiotransferase MtaB, which translates to MSERKKVAFYTLGCKLNFSETSTIARNLQDEGFDRVDFEEVADMYVINTCSVTENADKQFKQVVRKAMKLNDKAFVAAVGCYAQLKPEELAAVDGVDLVLGATEKFKLADYVNDLSKNDFGEVHSCEIAEADFYVGSYSTGDRTRAFLKVQDGCDYKCTYCTIPLARGISRSDALENVLKNAKEISEQNIKEIVLTGVNIGDYGKGEFGNKKHEHTFLDLVQALDQVEGIERVRISSIEPNLLKNETIDFVSKSNTFVPHFHIPLQSGSNDILKLMKRRYLREVYIDRVTQIKEVMPHACIGVDVIVGFPGETDEHFLETYHFLNELPISYLHVFTYSERDNTEAAEMGGIVPANVRAKRSKMLRGLSVKKRRAFYESQLGTERTVLFELENKEGYIHGFTENYVKVKAPWNPELANTLRKIQLTQIDEDGSVRVQFVEVLA; encoded by the coding sequence ATGTCAGAAAGAAAAAAAGTAGCTTTTTATACGCTAGGTTGTAAACTGAATTTTTCGGAAACTTCGACTATTGCACGTAATTTACAAGACGAAGGTTTTGACCGTGTGGATTTTGAAGAAGTGGCAGATATGTATGTAATTAATACCTGTTCTGTGACGGAGAATGCTGATAAGCAGTTCAAGCAAGTGGTGCGAAAAGCGATGAAGTTGAACGACAAGGCTTTTGTAGCTGCTGTGGGTTGTTATGCACAGTTGAAACCAGAAGAATTAGCTGCTGTAGATGGAGTGGATTTGGTACTTGGGGCAACAGAAAAATTTAAATTAGCCGATTATGTAAACGATTTGTCTAAAAATGATTTTGGCGAAGTACATTCGTGCGAGATTGCCGAAGCGGATTTTTATGTGGGCAGTTACTCTACAGGCGACCGAACTCGTGCTTTCTTGAAAGTACAAGACGGTTGCGATTACAAATGTACCTATTGCACGATTCCTTTGGCAAGAGGAATTTCGCGAAGCGATGCCTTAGAAAATGTATTGAAAAATGCCAAAGAAATTTCGGAACAAAACATCAAGGAAATTGTGTTGACCGGAGTGAATATTGGTGATTATGGCAAAGGCGAATTTGGGAATAAAAAACACGAACATACTTTTTTGGATTTGGTGCAGGCTTTGGATCAAGTGGAAGGGATTGAAAGAGTTCGAATTTCGTCGATTGAGCCTAATTTATTGAAGAATGAAACGATTGACTTTGTGTCTAAAAGCAACACTTTTGTGCCTCATTTTCATATTCCATTGCAATCGGGAAGTAATGACATTTTAAAGTTGATGAAACGCCGATATTTGCGTGAAGTTTATATTGATAGGGTTACTCAAATCAAGGAAGTGATGCCTCATGCTTGTATTGGGGTGGATGTAATTGTGGGATTTCCAGGAGAAACTGACGAACATTTCTTAGAAACCTATCATTTCTTGAACGAGTTGCCTATTTCGTATTTACATGTGTTTACCTATTCCGAGCGTGATAATACCGAAGCGGCGGAAATGGGAGGTATTGTTCCTGCCAATGTACGTGCCAAACGTAGTAAGATGCTCCGCGGATTATCTGTTAAGAAACGTCGTGCTTTCTACGAAAGCCAGTTGGGAACAGAAAGAACCGTTTTGTTTGAATTAGAAAATAAAGAAGGTTATATTCATGGCTTTACTGAAAATTATGTCAAAGTAAAAGCGCCTTGGAATCCTGAATTGGCCAATACATTACGCAAAATTCAGTTGACACAGATTGACGAAGACGGAAGCGTTCGTGTTCAATTTGTGGAAGTCTTAGCTTAA
- a CDS encoding acyltransferase family protein — protein MNKNIHQKLYGLDHLRAFAILYVFLFHYFILSEGQPQWLPDIAKFGWTGVDLFFVLSGFLISSQLFFQIKQGQNISLKQFFLKRFFRIIPVYLVSLGLYFGFPFFREKESLPPLWKFLTFTQNLGLNLKDFGTFSHAWSLCVEEHFYLILPLILILFQLIKCFKESYWLLIALFLFGFGIRIYSFNQLYLPKIIDDNSWLYWYKFIYYPTYNRLDGLLVGVLIAGIYWFKPLIWSKISKFGNLFILLGLIVLTGAYFLCYDQMTFYASVFGFPLVAIGYGFIVVGAVCPTSFLYKWNSKLTTFIATLSFAIYLTHKGVIHMTHELLNHFGIDSTIMLLLSLVICMSFAYLLHLVIEKPFMKLRNLIIEPNKKSVK, from the coding sequence TTGAATAAAAATATTCATCAAAAATTATATGGTCTTGACCATTTAAGAGCTTTTGCAATTTTATATGTTTTTCTTTTTCATTATTTTATATTAAGTGAAGGTCAGCCGCAATGGCTACCTGATATTGCAAAATTTGGTTGGACTGGAGTAGATTTATTCTTTGTGTTGAGTGGATTTTTAATTTCATCACAACTTTTTTTTCAAATAAAGCAAGGACAAAATATTTCTTTAAAGCAATTTTTTTTAAAGCGTTTTTTTAGAATTATACCTGTTTACTTGGTTTCACTTGGACTTTATTTTGGTTTCCCATTTTTTCGTGAAAAAGAAAGTTTGCCTCCATTATGGAAATTTTTAACTTTCACACAAAATTTAGGATTAAATTTAAAAGATTTTGGAACATTTTCTCATGCGTGGTCTCTTTGTGTAGAAGAACACTTTTATTTAATTCTACCGTTAATTTTGATTTTATTTCAATTAATAAAATGTTTTAAAGAATCATATTGGTTATTAATTGCATTATTTTTATTTGGTTTTGGGATTAGAATTTATAGTTTTAATCAATTATATCTACCAAAAATTATAGATGATAACAGTTGGTTATATTGGTACAAATTTATTTACTATCCAACTTATAATCGTTTAGATGGACTTTTAGTTGGAGTTTTGATTGCAGGAATTTATTGGTTTAAGCCTTTGATTTGGAGCAAAATATCTAAATTTGGAAATTTATTTATTCTTTTAGGGTTGATAGTTTTGACTGGAGCCTATTTTTTGTGTTATGACCAAATGACTTTTTACGCTTCTGTTTTTGGTTTTCCATTAGTTGCAATTGGTTATGGATTTATTGTTGTTGGAGCAGTATGCCCAACAAGTTTTTTATACAAATGGAATTCTAAATTGACGACATTTATTGCAACTCTTTCTTTTGCTATTTATTTGACACATAAAGGTGTAATTCATATGACACATGAATTATTGAATCATTTTGGGATTGATAGTACTATAATGCTTTTATTATCTTTAGTGATATGTATGAGCTTTGCCTACTTACTACACCTTGTAATTGAAAAACCTTTTATGAAATTAAGAAACCTAATAATTGAACCTAATAAAAAATCAGTTAAATAG
- a CDS encoding Cof-type HAD-IIB family hydrolase, with protein sequence MKYKMLVLDMDDTLLTDDHTISEENKKMLAQAKDLGVYVVLASGRPTPAMTAYAKELQLDDSYMISYNGAVITDLSNDEIIFEQTLTQEQIHALYDYSVQHKTHIITYVNNQIVSETDSQYIDIEKNITGLAHNKVPDFKAEVQSSAIKCILLEDPEYLKNVETHLKQAMPHLSVCMSKPFFLEVAQNGIDKAASIRFLAEKLNIYQQEIIAVGNAGNDLTMVEYAGLGVWVDNVTPELRDRADVIVASNNDHGVAEVVRRFILG encoded by the coding sequence ATGAAATATAAAATGCTGGTTTTGGATATGGACGACACCTTGTTGACCGATGACCATACCATTTCTGAAGAAAATAAAAAAATGTTAGCTCAAGCCAAAGATTTAGGAGTATATGTTGTTTTGGCTTCTGGCCGACCAACGCCTGCCATGACCGCTTATGCCAAAGAATTGCAATTGGATGATTCGTATATGATATCCTATAACGGGGCTGTGATTACAGATTTGTCCAATGATGAAATTATCTTTGAGCAAACCTTAACCCAAGAACAAATTCATGCTTTGTACGATTATAGTGTACAGCACAAAACCCATATTATCACTTATGTGAATAATCAAATTGTGAGTGAAACGGACTCGCAATACATTGATATTGAAAAAAATATTACAGGTTTGGCACACAATAAAGTCCCTGATTTTAAAGCCGAAGTACAATCTTCAGCCATTAAATGTATTTTGCTGGAAGATCCTGAGTATTTGAAAAATGTGGAAACCCATTTGAAACAGGCTATGCCTCATTTGAGTGTGTGTATGTCCAAACCTTTCTTTTTGGAAGTAGCACAAAACGGAATTGATAAAGCGGCTAGTATTCGGTTTTTAGCTGAGAAATTGAATATTTATCAACAAGAAATTATTGCTGTTGGCAATGCTGGAAACGATTTAACCATGGTGGAATATGCCGGTTTAGGCGTTTGGGTAGATAATGTAACACCTGAATTGCGTGATCGTGCCGATGTTATTGTGGCTTCGAATAACGATCATGGAGTGGCTGAGGTGGTGAGACGGTTTATTTTGGGGTAG
- a CDS encoding DUF2007 domain-containing protein, with translation MGLMKVFSGSEVLAMALQEKLEEAEVATMKKDNIQSARLGGFGNADLAVELFIQETDFAKANPVIEEFRMSI, from the coding sequence ATGGGATTAATGAAAGTGTTTTCTGGGAGTGAAGTGTTAGCGATGGCCTTGCAGGAAAAATTAGAAGAGGCAGAAGTGGCTACTATGAAGAAAGACAATATTCAATCGGCGCGATTGGGAGGTTTTGGTAATGCTGATTTAGCGGTGGAATTGTTTATTCAAGAAACCGATTTTGCCAAAGCCAATCCTGTGATTGAGGAATTCAGAATGAGTATTTAA
- a CDS encoding DEAD/DEAH box helicase, whose protein sequence is MKLKKINEALQNALIEKGLTEANALQQETFSTIKSGADCLIVAPKNSGKTTTIVLNVIQQLVGKQEESPRALIFVEDKEKVLEMESLFEEFGKYTPLEVYGVHDKGDMDYDKNYISTGIDVLIGTPTKLNDMFSSAGFNVNRLKLFILDDTDAILKLRHDTKVMRISDSIAKTQRLIFTDDYTERVAVLADKMLVEPYEFDFEDYEEEEE, encoded by the coding sequence ATGAAATTAAAAAAAATAAATGAAGCTCTTCAAAACGCTTTAATTGAAAAGGGGTTGACCGAAGCCAATGCATTGCAACAAGAAACATTTTCTACCATAAAAAGTGGAGCCGATTGTTTGATTGTAGCGCCAAAGAATAGTGGTAAAACGACTACGATTGTCCTAAATGTGATTCAGCAATTGGTAGGTAAACAAGAAGAGTCACCACGTGCGTTAATTTTTGTAGAAGATAAAGAGAAGGTGCTAGAAATGGAGTCGTTATTTGAGGAGTTCGGTAAATATACTCCTTTAGAGGTGTATGGAGTTCACGACAAAGGCGATATGGACTATGATAAAAATTATATTTCTACAGGGATTGATGTTTTGATTGGTACACCTACAAAATTGAATGATATGTTTTCTTCGGCGGGATTTAATGTAAACCGGTTGAAACTATTTATTTTAGATGATACTGATGCTATTTTGAAATTGCGCCATGATACCAAAGTGATGCGAATTTCAGATAGTATTGCTAAAACACAACGACTTATTTTTACAGATGATTATACTGAAAGAGTTGCTGTTTTGGCTGATAAAATGTTAGTGGAACCGTATGAATTTGATTTTGAAGACTACGAAGAGGAAGAAGAATGA
- a CDS encoding sigma-54-dependent transcriptional regulator — MSKILIIEDEAAIRRVLVKILSEENTTYVVEEAEDGAAGYEKIKNTDYDLVLCDIKMPKMDGVELLEAVKKIKPEIPMVMISGHGDMETAINTMRLGAFDYISKPPDLNRLLNTVRNALDKKQLVVENKILKKKVSKNYEMIGESEAINHIKLLIEKVAPTEARVLITGPNGTGKELVAHQLHEKSERANFPLVEVNCAAIPSELIESELFGHVKGAFTSAVKDRAGKFEAADKGTIFLDEIGDMSLSAQAKVLRALQENMITRVGADKDIKVDVRVVAATNKDLKKEIAEGRFREDLYHRLAVILIKVPALNDRREDIPVLIAHFAEKIASEQGTAVKTFSKAAIQLLQEYDWTGNIRELRNVVERLIILGGSEISENDVTLFASK; from the coding sequence ATGAGTAAAATATTAATCATAGAAGACGAAGCCGCTATCCGAAGAGTTTTAGTAAAAATTCTTTCGGAAGAGAATACGACTTATGTTGTGGAGGAAGCTGAAGACGGTGCTGCGGGTTATGAAAAGATAAAAAATACCGATTACGATTTGGTTTTGTGCGATATCAAAATGCCAAAAATGGATGGTGTCGAATTACTCGAAGCGGTCAAAAAAATAAAACCTGAAATTCCGATGGTCATGATTTCGGGTCATGGCGATATGGAAACTGCAATAAATACGATGCGTTTGGGGGCTTTTGATTACATTTCAAAACCGCCTGACTTGAACCGCTTATTGAATACTGTTCGAAATGCGTTGGACAAAAAACAATTGGTAGTCGAAAATAAAATTCTGAAGAAAAAAGTCAGTAAGAACTACGAAATGATTGGCGAAAGCGAGGCAATTAACCATATCAAATTACTGATTGAAAAAGTAGCACCAACTGAAGCCCGTGTTTTGATTACAGGTCCTAACGGAACCGGAAAAGAATTAGTAGCCCATCAATTGCATGAAAAAAGTGAACGCGCTAATTTCCCTTTGGTAGAAGTGAATTGTGCCGCTATTCCATCAGAATTAATTGAAAGCGAATTATTTGGTCACGTTAAAGGCGCTTTTACTTCGGCGGTGAAAGACCGTGCGGGTAAGTTTGAAGCGGCTGATAAAGGAACGATTTTCTTAGATGAAATTGGCGATATGAGTCTTTCGGCTCAAGCCAAAGTATTGCGCGCTTTGCAAGAAAATATGATTACACGAGTGGGTGCCGACAAAGATATCAAAGTCGATGTGCGTGTGGTAGCGGCAACGAATAAAGATCTGAAAAAAGAAATTGCTGAAGGGCGTTTTCGCGAAGATTTGTACCATCGTTTGGCAGTCATCTTAATCAAAGTGCCGGCTTTAAATGATAGAAGAGAAGATATTCCGGTTTTGATTGCTCATTTTGCTGAAAAAATTGCTTCCGAGCAAGGAACTGCGGTTAAGACGTTTTCAAAAGCGGCTATTCAGTTATTGCAAGAATATGATTGGACAGGAAATATTAGGGAATTACGTAATGTAGTAGAGCGTTTGATTATTCTAGGAGGAAGTGAAATTTCCGAGAATGATGTGACACTTTTTGCGAGTAAATAG
- a CDS encoding ABC transporter permease, whose product MSIISLIIKREFIAKVRNKSFIVMTFLSPLLFVGIALFVGYLSSMKADTKQIAIHDESGRFVNEFLAKNKTSEEYNYLDLTSVAIDTLKKSIVDETYEGVLFIPKTKDNAALENQIQFISNESPSISFIEKTQEVIAKKMTLTNLEAAHLDTLAIHQAEAKVTINLKKASGEQSLKGLNEIKIAIGGAFGYLIMMFIIIYGNMVMRSVIEEKTNRIIEIIISSVKPFQLMMGKIIGTSLAGILQFFIWAIIGLSLMFSASLFFGAPIGATNQIPPEMVQSAQHEFANTAQLYIAEIWNLPIATIIISFVIYFIGGYFLYSSFYASIGAAVDNETDSQQFLLPIIMPLVLGVYIGFFTVVNDPHGTVATVFSMVPLTSPIVMLMRIPFGVPLWQIALSITILFATFFLVVWFASKIYRVGILMYGKKPTWKELYRWLQY is encoded by the coding sequence ATGAGCATCATTTCATTAATTATTAAAAGAGAGTTCATTGCCAAAGTGCGCAATAAATCCTTTATTGTAATGACTTTTCTAAGTCCGTTATTATTTGTAGGTATCGCTTTATTTGTAGGTTATTTGAGTTCCATGAAAGCAGACACCAAACAAATTGCAATTCATGATGAATCAGGTCGGTTTGTTAATGAGTTTCTAGCCAAAAACAAAACTTCGGAAGAATACAACTACCTTGATTTAACGTCGGTTGCTATAGACACTCTTAAAAAGAGTATTGTAGACGAAACCTACGAAGGTGTTTTGTTTATTCCAAAGACAAAAGACAATGCGGCTTTAGAAAACCAAATTCAGTTTATTTCGAACGAAAGTCCAAGTATTTCGTTTATTGAAAAAACACAAGAAGTTATTGCTAAAAAAATGACCTTGACTAATTTAGAAGCAGCGCATTTGGACACTTTAGCCATTCATCAGGCAGAAGCTAAAGTTACGATTAATTTGAAGAAAGCTTCTGGAGAACAAAGTTTGAAAGGCTTGAATGAAATTAAAATTGCCATTGGCGGCGCTTTTGGTTATTTGATTATGATGTTTATTATCATTTATGGTAATATGGTGATGCGTTCTGTGATTGAGGAAAAAACCAACCGAATTATCGAAATCATTATTTCATCGGTTAAACCATTTCAATTAATGATGGGAAAAATCATTGGAACTTCCTTGGCGGGAATTTTGCAATTCTTTATTTGGGCAATCATAGGATTGAGTTTGATGTTTTCAGCTTCTCTATTTTTTGGAGCACCAATAGGAGCAACTAATCAAATTCCACCCGAAATGGTACAATCAGCGCAACATGAATTTGCTAACACAGCTCAATTGTATATTGCTGAAATTTGGAATTTACCTATTGCTACTATTATAATTAGTTTTGTAATCTATTTTATTGGTGGCTACTTTTTGTATAGTTCTTTTTACGCATCCATTGGTGCAGCGGTAGATAATGAAACCGATTCGCAACAATTTTTATTACCCATTATTATGCCTTTGGTATTAGGGGTTTACATTGGATTTTTTACCGTAGTGAACGACCCACATGGAACCGTAGCTACTGTTTTTTCAATGGTGCCGCTCACTTCGCCAATTGTGATGTTGATGCGCATTCCGTTTGGCGTACCTTTGTGGCAAATTGCACTTTCAATTACTATATTATTTGCTACTTTCTTTTTAGTGGTTTGGTTTGCATCTAAAATTTACCGTGTAGGAATTTTGATGTATGGAAAAAAACCAACATGGAAAGAATTGTATCGATGGTTGCAGTATTAA
- a CDS encoding ABC transporter ATP-binding protein, which translates to MSSLLEVNKIIKRYGDYVALNEVSLSVPKGSIYGLLGPNGAGKTSLIRIINQITLPDSGEIILDGEKLQPKHVQYIGYLPEERGLYKSMKVGEQCLYLAQMKGLTKAEAKKQLEYWFDRLGIQGWWNKKIQELSKGMAQKIQFVVCVLHQPKLLIFDEPFSGFDPVNANVIKEEILALKEQGSTIIFSTHRMESVEELCDNIALIHQSNKLIEGKLDEVKKQYRTNSFEVGILSDNVEGLMYDITQKFTLAPAQFKSLNNELKLEVQLGNASPNELLHILTQRGQVTHFVEKIPSVNDIFIQTVTSK; encoded by the coding sequence ATGAGTAGTTTACTTGAAGTTAATAAAATAATAAAGCGATACGGCGATTACGTCGCGCTAAACGAAGTTTCTTTATCGGTACCTAAAGGCAGTATTTACGGTCTGTTAGGACCAAATGGAGCAGGGAAGACCTCGCTAATTCGCATCATTAACCAAATTACCTTACCCGATTCTGGTGAAATTATTTTGGATGGCGAAAAATTACAACCCAAACACGTACAGTACATTGGTTATCTACCTGAAGAAAGAGGGTTGTACAAAAGCATGAAAGTAGGGGAACAATGTTTGTATTTGGCACAAATGAAAGGGTTGACCAAAGCCGAAGCTAAAAAACAATTGGAGTATTGGTTTGACCGATTGGGAATTCAAGGTTGGTGGAATAAAAAAATCCAAGAACTTTCGAAAGGAATGGCGCAAAAAATCCAATTTGTAGTTTGTGTGTTGCACCAGCCGAAATTGTTGATTTTTGATGAACCATTTTCAGGTTTTGATCCTGTGAATGCCAATGTAATTAAAGAAGAAATTTTAGCGTTAAAAGAACAAGGTTCGACCATTATTTTTTCGACACATCGAATGGAAAGTGTGGAAGAATTATGTGATAATATTGCATTGATTCACCAATCCAATAAACTGATTGAAGGAAAATTAGATGAGGTGAAAAAACAATACAGAACGAATAGTTTTGAAGTAGGTATTTTGTCTGACAATGTAGAAGGTTTGATGTATGATATTACTCAAAAATTCACTTTGGCACCTGCCCAATTTAAATCGTTGAATAATGAATTGAAATTAGAAGTTCAGCTTGGAAATGCAAGTCCAAATGAGTTGTTGCATATTCTAACACAACGCGGACAAGTAACTCATTTCGTTGAGAAAATACCGAGTGTAAATGATATTTTTATTCAAACCGTAACCAGTAAATAA